A genome region from Ignavibacteriota bacterium includes the following:
- a CDS encoding 30S ribosomal protein S12, giving the protein MPTINQLVRKSRRAVTYKSKAPAISGNPQKRGVCTRVYTTTPKKPNSALRKVARVRLSNGVEVTAYIPGEGHNLQEHSIVMIRGGRVKDLPGVRYHIIRGTLDTAGVAERKQGRSKYGAKKAKKS; this is encoded by the coding sequence GTGCCGACGATCAATCAGCTCGTACGGAAAAGCCGCCGTGCGGTAACATACAAGAGCAAGGCACCCGCCATCAGCGGGAACCCCCAGAAGCGGGGGGTGTGCACGCGTGTGTATACGACCACCCCGAAAAAGCCGAATTCGGCCCTCCGGAAGGTGGCTCGTGTCCGTTTGTCCAACGGGGTTGAGGTTACGGCCTATATCCCGGGGGAAGGGCACAATCTGCAGGAGCACAGCATCGTGATGATCCGTGGGGGCAGGGTGAAGGACCTTCCCGGTGTGCGCTACCATATCATCCGTGGCACGCTGGATACCGCAGGTGTCGCGGAACGGAAACAGGGCCGGTCGAAATACGGCGCCAAAAAAGCCAAGAAATCGTAG
- the rpsG gene encoding 30S ribosomal protein S7, with translation MRKKRAGTRIRIPDPRYNDVLVSEFINNIMEGGQKHKARRILYDAFGIIEERTKLNGIDVFKKAMSNARPMLEVKARRVGGATYQVPTEVRSGRSVALAIRWLISYATARKERSMAQKLASEFIAASTGEGSAIKKKEDTHKMAEANKAFAHFKW, from the coding sequence GTGAGAAAGAAACGCGCAGGAACCCGTATCCGCATCCCCGACCCCCGGTACAATGATGTACTGGTGTCGGAATTCATTAACAACATCATGGAAGGCGGCCAGAAGCACAAGGCCCGCCGGATCCTCTATGATGCCTTCGGGATCATCGAAGAGCGCACGAAGCTGAACGGCATCGACGTCTTCAAGAAGGCGATGTCGAACGCGCGCCCGATGCTGGAGGTCAAAGCCCGCCGTGTTGGCGGTGCCACCTACCAGGTGCCGACCGAAGTGCGGTCCGGACGGAGCGTTGCGCTGGCTATCCGCTGGCTTATCTCGTACGCCACAGCCCGCAAAGAGCGGTCCATGGCGCAGAAGCTGGCCTCAGAATTCATAGCTGCCTCCACTGGTGAGGGCAGCGCGATCAAGAAAAAGGAAGACACCCATAAAATGGCCGAAGCCAACAAGGCATTCGCCCATTTTAAGTGGTAA
- the fusA gene encoding elongation factor G: MPRQFPLERTRNIGISAHIDAGKTTTTERILFYTGVLHRMGEVHDGAATMDWMEQEKERGITITSAATTCFWDNHRINIIDTPGHVDFTAEVERSLRVLDGAIALFCAVGGVEPQSETVWRQMDKYGVPRMAFINKMDRVGADFLNVVQMMKDRLGAHAVPIQIPVGEGDMFAGIIDLVTMKAMMYRESTLGTEWDEMDIPHDMQARAQVYRTKMLEAISDENDTLLEKYLEGKEITPEEVRAALRKSCLKVNIIPVLCGSSFKNKGVQMLLDSVIHYLPSPMDLNEGKLVGHHVNMTDKIERKVSDKEPFTALAFKIMSDPFVGKLTYFRIYSGTLKSGSYVYNSISDKKERLSRILRMHANTREDVEEAYAGDIVAAVGLKNTRTGDTLCTEDDPVILEKMTFPDPVIHVAIEAKTKADQEKMGEAMAKLSEEDPTLRVSTNEETGQTIISGMGELHLEIIVDRMRREFKVEANIGKPQVAYKETIRKKVQQEGKFVRQSGGRGQFGHVWIEVEPNEKGKGFEFINGIVGGVIPKEYIKPVEQGIAEAMRNGVLAGYPVEDIKVKLFDGSFHEVDSSEMAFKIAGSMAFKDAARKADPAILEPIMGVEVVTPEEYMGDVMGDLNSRRGKISGMAPRKDAQVIKASVPLSEMFGYSTTLRSMTQGRAIYSMELSHYDEAPKSVAEAIIEKIKGKNSVTA; encoded by the coding sequence ATGCCGCGACAATTTCCGCTTGAGCGGACGCGCAATATCGGCATCAGCGCACATATCGATGCCGGGAAGACAACAACGACGGAACGCATCCTGTTCTATACGGGCGTGCTCCACCGCATGGGCGAAGTCCATGACGGTGCAGCCACCATGGACTGGATGGAGCAGGAGAAAGAGCGCGGCATCACCATTACCTCCGCGGCGACCACCTGTTTCTGGGACAACCATCGTATCAACATCATTGACACCCCCGGCCACGTGGATTTCACGGCCGAGGTGGAGCGCTCGCTGCGTGTGCTGGACGGAGCCATCGCGTTGTTCTGCGCGGTCGGCGGCGTCGAGCCGCAGTCCGAGACCGTGTGGCGCCAGATGGACAAGTACGGTGTTCCCCGTATGGCGTTCATCAACAAGATGGACCGTGTCGGTGCGGACTTCCTGAACGTCGTCCAGATGATGAAGGACCGGCTCGGAGCCCATGCGGTGCCGATCCAGATCCCGGTCGGCGAAGGCGACATGTTCGCCGGCATCATCGACCTCGTCACGATGAAGGCGATGATGTATCGCGAATCCACGCTCGGTACCGAGTGGGACGAAATGGACATCCCGCACGACATGCAGGCCCGTGCCCAGGTCTACCGCACGAAGATGCTCGAAGCGATCTCCGACGAGAATGATACGCTGCTCGAGAAATACCTCGAGGGCAAAGAGATCACGCCCGAAGAGGTCCGTGCTGCCCTGCGCAAGTCATGCCTCAAAGTGAACATCATCCCGGTCCTCTGCGGATCGTCCTTCAAGAACAAGGGCGTGCAGATGCTGCTGGACTCGGTGATCCACTACCTGCCGTCGCCGATGGACCTGAACGAGGGCAAGCTGGTCGGGCACCATGTGAACATGACGGACAAGATCGAGCGCAAGGTTTCCGACAAGGAACCGTTCACCGCGCTGGCCTTCAAGATCATGTCTGATCCGTTCGTGGGCAAGCTGACGTACTTCCGCATCTACTCGGGCACGTTGAAGTCGGGTTCGTACGTGTACAACTCGATCAGCGACAAGAAGGAGCGTCTGAGCCGCATCCTCCGGATGCATGCGAACACGCGTGAGGATGTGGAAGAAGCCTATGCAGGCGACATCGTGGCGGCGGTCGGGCTGAAGAACACGCGCACCGGCGACACGTTGTGCACCGAGGACGATCCGGTGATCCTCGAGAAGATGACCTTCCCGGATCCCGTCATCCACGTCGCGATCGAAGCGAAGACGAAGGCGGACCAGGAGAAGATGGGCGAGGCGATGGCGAAGTTGTCCGAAGAGGACCCGACGCTGCGCGTATCGACGAACGAAGAGACGGGCCAGACGATCATCAGCGGTATGGGTGAGTTGCATCTGGAGATCATCGTCGACCGTATGCGCCGCGAGTTCAAGGTCGAAGCGAACATCGGCAAGCCGCAGGTCGCGTACAAGGAAACGATCCGTAAGAAGGTGCAGCAGGAAGGGAAGTTCGTGCGGCAGAGCGGTGGCCGCGGCCAGTTCGGTCATGTGTGGATCGAAGTGGAGCCGAACGAGAAGGGGAAGGGGTTCGAGTTCATCAACGGGATCGTTGGTGGCGTCATCCCGAAGGAATACATCAAGCCGGTGGAGCAGGGGATCGCCGAGGCGATGCGCAACGGTGTGCTGGCCGGGTATCCGGTTGAGGACATCAAGGTGAAGCTGTTCGACGGCTCGTTCCACGAGGTGGACTCGTCGGAAATGGCATTCAAGATCGCTGGCTCCATGGCATTCAAGGATGCCGCCCGCAAGGCGGACCCGGCGATCCTCGAGCCGATCATGGGTGTGGAGGTTGTCACGCCCGAGGAGTACATGGGCGACGTGATGGGCGATCTGAACTCACGGCGCGGCAAGATCTCCGGTATGGCGCCCCGCAAGGATGCGCAGGTGATCAAGGCGAGCGTGCCGCTTTCCGAGATGTTCGGGTATTCGACGACGTTGCGCTCCATGACGCAGGGGCGTGCCATCTACTCGATGGAGCTGTCGCACTACGATGAGGCACCGAAGAGCGTTGCGGAAGCCATCATCGAAAAGATCAAAGGAAAGAATTCTGTAACGGCGTAA
- the tuf gene encoding elongation factor Tu, which translates to MAKEKFTRDKPHLNVGTIGHVDHGKTTLTAAITMVLAKKGLSAIRTFDSIDNAPEERERGITIATAHVEYSTEKRHYAHVDCPGHADYIKNMITGAAQMDGAILVVAATDGPMPQTREHILLAHQVGVPRMVVFMNKVDAVDDAELLDLVELELRDLLKKNDYPGDEIPIVRGSALKAMEAAVKADSKPDDPAFKCIMELMDAVDTYFPVPQRDIDKPFLMPIEDVFSITGRGTVGTGRVERGAAKVGDEVELIGLGAHKKTVITGAEMFRKELTEVQAGDNAGLLLRGVDKNELERGMVVAKPNSVTPHKKFNAQVYVLKKEEGGRHTPFFNGYRPQFYFRTTDVTGVATLPAGTEMIMPGDNVDNLFVELITTIAMEEGLRFAIREGGHTVGAGVVTKILE; encoded by the coding sequence ATGGCAAAAGAGAAATTCACGCGCGACAAACCACACTTGAACGTGGGTACCATTGGCCATGTCGATCATGGCAAGACCACGCTGACCGCCGCCATCACCATGGTGCTGGCGAAGAAGGGTCTGTCTGCGATCCGTACGTTCGATAGCATCGACAACGCACCGGAAGAGCGCGAACGCGGTATCACCATTGCAACGGCACACGTCGAGTACTCCACGGAAAAGCGCCACTATGCGCACGTGGACTGCCCCGGCCACGCCGACTACATCAAGAATATGATCACGGGTGCCGCCCAGATGGACGGTGCCATCCTCGTGGTCGCCGCGACCGACGGCCCCATGCCGCAGACGCGTGAGCACATCCTGCTTGCCCACCAGGTCGGTGTACCCCGCATGGTGGTGTTCATGAACAAGGTGGATGCGGTGGACGATGCCGAGTTGCTGGACCTGGTTGAGCTCGAGCTCCGCGACCTGCTCAAGAAGAATGACTATCCGGGTGACGAGATCCCCATCGTGCGTGGCAGCGCGTTGAAGGCGATGGAAGCCGCCGTGAAGGCGGATTCGAAGCCTGATGATCCGGCGTTCAAGTGCATCATGGAGCTGATGGATGCCGTGGATACGTACTTCCCGGTGCCGCAGCGTGACATTGACAAGCCGTTCCTGATGCCGATCGAAGACGTGTTCTCGATCACGGGTCGCGGTACGGTGGGTACGGGTCGTGTGGAACGTGGTGCGGCGAAGGTCGGTGACGAAGTGGAGCTCATCGGTCTGGGCGCGCACAAGAAGACCGTCATCACCGGTGCCGAGATGTTCCGCAAGGAACTGACCGAGGTGCAGGCTGGTGACAATGCGGGTCTGTTGCTCCGCGGCGTGGACAAGAACGAGCTCGAGCGTGGTATGGTCGTTGCGAAGCCGAACTCGGTCACTCCGCACAAGAAGTTCAATGCGCAGGTGTACGTACTGAAGAAGGAAGAAGGCGGTCGTCACACCCCGTTCTTCAACGGCTATCGTCCGCAGTTCTACTTCCGGACGACGGACGTGACGGGTGTTGCCACGCTTCCGGCAGGTACGGAAATGATCATGCCTGGTGACAATGTGGACAACCTCTTCGTGGAGCTCATCACCACGATCGCTATGGAGGAAGGCCTTCGCTTTGCAATCCGCGAAGGTGGACACACGGTCGGCGCAGGCGTTGTCACAAAGATCCTGGAATAA
- the rpsJ gene encoding 30S ribosomal protein S10 → MAGQKIRIKLKSYDHNLIDKSAEKIIKTVKSTGAVVSGPIPLPTKRTVYTVLRSPHVDKKSREQFETRAHKRLIDILNSTNRTVDSLMKLDLPAGVDVEIKV, encoded by the coding sequence GTGGCCGGTCAAAAAATACGTATAAAACTCAAATCGTACGATCACAACCTGATCGACAAGTCTGCGGAAAAGATCATCAAGACTGTCAAGTCAACAGGCGCTGTGGTCTCCGGCCCGATTCCGTTACCCACGAAGCGTACGGTCTATACTGTGCTTCGGTCACCTCATGTTGACAAGAAGTCGAGGGAGCAGTTCGAGACGCGCGCTCACAAGCGGCTGATCGATATTCTGAACTCGACGAACAGGACCGTTGACTCCCTGATGAAGCTGGATCTTCCCGCGGGAGTTGACGTCGAGATCAAGGTCTAG
- the rplC gene encoding 50S ribosomal protein L3: MTGLLGKKLGMTSIFDETGQVIPCTVIEAGPCYVTQIRTKERDGYEAVQLGFGEKKERLVSKPLRGHFAKAGAKLARVVREFRGNGSAEMQPGQELTVDRVFAKGDVVKVVGTSKGHGFQGVVKRHHFGGGARTHGQSDRMRAPGSIGSSSYPSRVFKGQRMAGRMGGTQITVRNLTVVGVIADSNLLLIKGSIPGAVNGVVEIHKLTTQQ; encoded by the coding sequence ATGACAGGACTACTTGGAAAAAAACTCGGCATGACCAGCATCTTCGATGAGACTGGTCAAGTGATCCCCTGCACGGTGATTGAAGCCGGCCCCTGCTACGTCACGCAGATACGTACCAAAGAGCGTGACGGGTATGAGGCGGTTCAACTCGGGTTCGGGGAGAAGAAAGAACGGCTCGTCAGCAAGCCGCTTCGCGGACATTTCGCGAAGGCCGGAGCGAAGCTGGCGCGTGTCGTTCGTGAATTCCGCGGCAACGGGAGCGCAGAGATGCAGCCCGGCCAGGAACTCACGGTCGACCGGGTGTTTGCCAAAGGCGACGTCGTCAAGGTGGTCGGCACCTCCAAAGGGCACGGCTTCCAGGGCGTCGTGAAACGGCATCACTTCGGCGGCGGCGCGCGGACGCACGGTCAGAGCGACCGTATGCGTGCACCGGGCTCCATCGGCTCGTCGTCGTATCCGTCGCGTGTCTTCAAAGGACAGCGTATGGCGGGACGGATGGGCGGCACGCAGATTACGGTACGCAACCTGACGGTGGTCGGCGTGATCGCGGACTCGAACCTGCTTCTGATCAAAGGTTCGATCCCTGGCGCGGTGAACGGCGTCGTGGAAATCCACAAGCTCACGACTCAACAGTAA
- the rplD gene encoding 50S ribosomal protein L4 yields MELNVYKKDGTKSGETVKLSEEIFGIEPNHHLIYRAVRVYLDNQRQGTSKVKTRREVRGGGKKPFKQKHTGMARQGTSRSPVMVGGGSIFGPEPRDYTNQLPAGMRRLARKSALSLKAKEGLIRVIEDFSTSAPKTKEMVGVLKALELGTTKTLLLLAKPDANVVKSGRNIPGLFVAQADKASTYDFVNTQVLLIQKSALEVLQNTFKN; encoded by the coding sequence ATGGAACTCAACGTATATAAGAAGGACGGGACGAAGAGCGGTGAGACGGTCAAGCTCTCGGAGGAGATCTTCGGGATCGAGCCGAATCATCATCTGATCTACCGTGCGGTGCGCGTGTACCTGGACAACCAGCGCCAGGGCACGTCCAAGGTGAAGACGCGCCGGGAAGTGCGGGGCGGCGGTAAGAAGCCGTTCAAGCAGAAGCATACCGGCATGGCCCGTCAGGGTACCTCGCGGTCGCCCGTGATGGTCGGTGGTGGTTCGATCTTCGGACCGGAGCCGCGCGACTACACCAATCAGCTCCCGGCCGGCATGCGCCGTCTGGCCCGGAAGTCCGCGCTCTCGCTCAAGGCCAAGGAAGGTCTGATCCGCGTCATCGAGGATTTCTCGACGTCCGCGCCGAAGACCAAAGAGATGGTGGGTGTGCTGAAGGCGCTGGAACTCGGAACCACGAAGACGCTCCTGCTCCTTGCCAAACCCGATGCCAACGTCGTGAAGTCCGGCCGCAACATCCCCGGGCTGTTCGTTGCGCAGGCCGACAAGGCGTCGACCTATGATTTCGTGAACACGCAGGTGCTGCTCATCCAGAAGAGCGCGCTTGAAGTGTTGCAGAATACGTTCAAGAACTAA
- the rplW gene encoding 50S ribosomal protein L23, whose amino-acid sequence MTGILKRPIVTEKMTALQEKGQYAFEVSLAANKITIAQAVAKKFNVTVLDVRTVRYKGKAKSQMTKRGRFEGRTSAWKKAIVRLKEGDKIEFFQNV is encoded by the coding sequence ATGACTGGCATTCTGAAGAGACCGATCGTCACGGAAAAGATGACTGCGCTGCAGGAGAAGGGTCAGTATGCCTTCGAAGTCTCCCTTGCGGCCAACAAGATCACCATTGCACAGGCAGTGGCGAAGAAATTCAACGTCACCGTCCTCGACGTCCGTACCGTCCGGTACAAAGGCAAGGCCAAGTCGCAGATGACCAAGCGCGGGCGTTTCGAGGGCCGGACCTCCGCTTGGAAAAAGGCGATCGTCCGCCTGAAGGAAGGCGATAAGATCGAGTTCTTCCAGAATGTTTGA
- the rplB gene encoding 50S ribosomal protein L2 produces the protein MAIRKLKPVTPGTRWASVPAFTEITKSRPEKGLIEPLRKSGGRNNTGRVTSRHRGGGHKRFYRVIDFKRDKTGMDAKVTAIEYDPNRSSRIALLQYADGERRYIIAPEGVKVGDVLRSGTDAEIRTGNAMPLSNIPAGTFVHNIELRPGKGAQVARSAGMAVQLMAKEGKFAQLKMPSGEVRLVSLDCMATIGGVGNADHENLSVGKAGRNRWLGIRPQSRGVVQNPVDHPHGGGEGKSPQGNPHPVSPWGWHTKGKKTRKHKKASSKFIVKRRK, from the coding sequence ATGGCCATACGTAAACTCAAGCCGGTGACACCGGGAACGCGCTGGGCATCTGTCCCCGCCTTCACCGAGATCACCAAGAGCCGTCCCGAAAAGGGATTGATCGAACCGTTGCGCAAGAGCGGCGGTCGGAACAACACCGGCCGCGTGACATCGCGCCACCGTGGGGGCGGGCACAAGCGCTTCTACCGCGTGATCGATTTCAAGCGGGACAAGACCGGCATGGATGCGAAGGTGACGGCGATCGAATACGATCCGAACCGTTCGTCGCGCATCGCGCTGCTGCAGTACGCGGACGGCGAGCGCCGGTACATCATCGCACCGGAAGGTGTGAAGGTGGGCGACGTGCTTCGTTCCGGGACGGATGCAGAGATCCGCACGGGGAATGCGATGCCGTTGTCGAACATCCCTGCGGGCACGTTCGTGCACAACATCGAACTCCGCCCGGGGAAGGGTGCGCAGGTCGCGCGCAGCGCAGGCATGGCCGTGCAGCTGATGGCGAAGGAAGGCAAGTTCGCCCAGCTCAAGATGCCGTCCGGTGAGGTCCGCCTGGTATCCCTCGACTGTATGGCCACGATCGGTGGCGTCGGTAATGCCGATCACGAGAATCTGAGCGTCGGTAAGGCCGGCCGCAACCGCTGGCTGGGCATCCGCCCGCAGTCCCGCGGCGTCGTGCAGAATCCGGTCGATCACCCGCATGGTGGCGGCGAGGGCAAGTCGCCCCAGGGCAATCCTCACCCGGTGTCACCATGGGGATGGCATACCAAGGGCAAGAAGACCCGCAAGCACAAGAAGGCATCCAGCAAGTTCATCGTGAAACGAAGGAAGTAA
- the rpsS gene encoding 30S ribosomal protein S19 → MSRSLKKGPFVSVRLLEQVAALSKGNQKKVIKTWSRASTITPDFVGQTFAVHNGNKFIPVYIHEGMVGHKLGEFAPTRLFRGHPGVRKEETSKPG, encoded by the coding sequence ATGAGTCGCTCGCTGAAAAAAGGACCGTTCGTCAGCGTCCGGCTGCTCGAACAGGTAGCCGCTCTGTCGAAGGGGAATCAGAAAAAGGTCATCAAGACCTGGTCCCGTGCATCGACGATCACGCCGGACTTTGTCGGCCAGACGTTCGCCGTGCACAACGGGAACAAGTTCATTCCGGTTTACATCCACGAAGGAATGGTCGGGCATAAGCTGGGTGAGTTCGCCCCGACCCGGTTGTTCCGCGGACATCCGGGCGTAAGAAAAGAAGAAACGTCGAAACCGGGATAA
- the rplV gene encoding 50S ribosomal protein L22: MEAKAINRYIPTSPRKMRLVIDLIRGKSVDEALHILHYSTKHASRVAEKVLRSAVANLQNKDDAGRIEPSGMVVKTAFVDSGMSMKRILPAPMGRAFRMRKRSNHVTIVVAAKEEKAKPVQPTKKAAKPAAEKKEAPKKKAATKTAKPAKPAAKESK, from the coding sequence ATGGAAGCTAAGGCGATCAACAGATATATTCCCACCTCGCCGCGTAAGATGCGGCTGGTCATTGACCTGATCCGCGGGAAGTCGGTGGACGAGGCGCTGCACATTCTCCACTATTCCACGAAGCATGCGTCGCGTGTCGCGGAGAAGGTCCTGCGGTCGGCGGTTGCCAACCTGCAGAACAAGGACGATGCAGGCCGCATCGAGCCGTCCGGGATGGTCGTGAAGACCGCGTTCGTGGACAGCGGGATGTCGATGAAGCGGATCCTGCCGGCCCCGATGGGGCGTGCGTTCCGGATGCGGAAGCGTTCGAACCACGTGACGATCGTGGTGGCGGCGAAGGAAGAGAAGGCGAAGCCGGTGCAGCCGACGAAGAAGGCAGCGAAGCCGGCGGCAGAGAAGAAGGAAGCCCCGAAGAAGAAGGCGGCCACGAAGACCGCAAAGCCGGCGAAGCCGGCCGCAAAGGAATCGAAGTAA
- the rpsC gene encoding 30S ribosomal protein S3 → MGQKTHPIGLRLGIIRSWDSNWYDEKSFAGKLEEDRTIRNYVRNRLKKAGISRILIERTPKRAVITINTSRPGIVIGRSGKEISQLEEELKKITNKEVKILINEIKRPELDAYLVAENIAQQLEGRIAFRRAMKNGITAAMRMGAEGVRVKAAGRLGGAEMARTEQYKEGRIPLHTLRADIDYATATARTIYGAIGVKVWICKGEVLDAQQTMQQPAQPRRGQ, encoded by the coding sequence GTGGGACAGAAAACACATCCGATCGGTCTGCGTCTGGGCATCATCCGCTCCTGGGATTCCAACTGGTACGATGAGAAGTCGTTCGCCGGGAAGTTGGAAGAGGACCGGACGATCCGCAACTACGTGCGGAACCGTTTGAAGAAGGCGGGTATCTCCCGCATTCTGATCGAGCGGACGCCGAAGCGTGCGGTGATCACGATCAACACTTCGCGTCCGGGCATCGTCATCGGCCGCAGCGGCAAGGAGATCTCGCAGCTCGAGGAAGAGCTGAAGAAGATCACCAACAAGGAAGTGAAGATCCTGATCAACGAGATCAAGCGGCCCGAGCTGGATGCGTATCTGGTCGCCGAGAACATCGCGCAGCAGCTGGAGGGACGCATCGCGTTCCGCCGGGCGATGAAGAACGGTATCACGGCTGCGATGCGCATGGGTGCTGAGGGTGTCCGCGTGAAGGCCGCCGGTCGTCTGGGCGGCGCGGAAATGGCGCGCACCGAGCAGTACAAAGAAGGACGAATCCCGCTGCACACGCTGCGTGCCGACATTGACTATGCGACGGCGACGGCGCGGACCATCTACGGAGCGATCGGCGTGAAGGTATGGATCTGCAAGGGCGAGGTATTGGATGCACAGCAGACCATGCAGCAACCGGCACAGCCGCGCCGCGGGCAGTAA
- the rplP gene encoding 50S ribosomal protein L16: protein MLMPKRVKFRKAQRGRMRGKATRGAKIDFGDFGLKALEPGWITQRQIEAARVTLTRMMKREGRIWIRIFPDKPVTKKPAETRMGKGKGAPEYWVAVIKPGRVMFEVGGTTKATAVEALTLASHKLPIKTKISIRPDYEGA, encoded by the coding sequence ATGTTGATGCCGAAACGTGTAAAATTCAGGAAGGCGCAGCGCGGACGCATGCGGGGGAAGGCGACCCGCGGCGCGAAGATAGACTTCGGGGATTTCGGTCTGAAGGCTCTGGAGCCCGGCTGGATCACCCAGCGGCAGATCGAAGCGGCCCGCGTGACCCTGACCCGCATGATGAAGCGTGAGGGGCGGATCTGGATCCGCATCTTCCCGGACAAGCCGGTCACGAAGAAGCCTGCCGAGACCCGTATGGGTAAGGGAAAAGGCGCGCCGGAGTACTGGGTGGCGGTGATCAAGCCCGGGCGTGTGATGTTCGAGGTTGGCGGTACAACAAAGGCCACGGCGGTCGAAGCGCTCACCCTTGCGTCGCACAAGCTGCCGATCAAGACGAAAATCAGTATCCGGCCCGATTACGAGGGAGCCTGA
- the rpmC gene encoding 50S ribosomal protein L29 yields the protein MKVLELKDLSIDELKRRLSDEMENLANLRFQLATSQLESPIRVRTVRKDIARIQTVLRQRQAVPAAGQTTQTENTEVKTS from the coding sequence ATGAAGGTACTTGAACTGAAAGATCTCTCGATCGACGAATTGAAGCGTCGGCTGTCCGACGAAATGGAAAACCTGGCGAACCTGCGCTTTCAGCTGGCGACCAGCCAGTTGGAAAGCCCGATCCGCGTGCGGACGGTCCGCAAGGACATCGCCCGGATCCAGACGGTGCTGCGCCAGAGGCAGGCAGTGCCCGCGGCCGGACAGACCACACAGACTGAGAACACCGAGGTGAAGACGTCATGA
- the rpsQ gene encoding 30S ribosomal protein S17: MTPESAAVVAPARTTRRKTRVGKVVSTKMNKSILVTIERRVPHPLYKKYFRRTTKLMVHDEQSTAGVGDTVKIMETRPMSKQKRWRLVSVIEKAK; the protein is encoded by the coding sequence ATGACCCCAGAGTCGGCAGCCGTAGTCGCCCCCGCCCGCACCACGCGTCGCAAGACCCGTGTCGGCAAGGTGGTGAGCACGAAGATGAACAAGAGCATCCTGGTGACGATCGAACGCCGGGTGCCGCATCCGCTCTACAAGAAGTATTTCCGCCGGACCACCAAGCTGATGGTGCATGATGAGCAGAGCACCGCTGGCGTGGGGGATACGGTGAAGATCATGGAGACCCGGCCGATGAGCAAGCAGAAGCGCTGGCGCCTGGTGTCCGTCATCGAAAAAGCAAAGTGA
- the rplN gene encoding 50S ribosomal protein L14 yields the protein MIQEETNLVVADNSGAKKVRCIRVLGGSDRRYAGLGDQIIVSVKSAIPNATVKKGEVARAVIVRTRKETRRKDGSFIRFDENAAVLINDTGEPRGSRIFGPVARELRERQYMKIVSLAPEVL from the coding sequence ATGATCCAGGAAGAAACAAACCTCGTAGTGGCCGATAACTCGGGCGCCAAGAAGGTCCGGTGCATCAGGGTTCTCGGCGGGTCCGACCGCAGATATGCGGGTCTGGGCGACCAGATCATCGTCTCGGTCAAGTCCGCCATCCCCAACGCAACCGTGAAGAAGGGTGAAGTTGCCCGTGCGGTCATCGTGCGGACGCGGAAGGAGACACGGCGCAAGGACGGATCGTTCATCCGGTTCGACGAGAACGCGGCCGTACTCATCAACGATACGGGCGAACCCCGCGGCAGCCGTATCTTCGGGCCGGTGGCCCGCGAACTGCGCGAGCGCCAGTACATGAAGATCGTGTCGCTCGCACCGGAAGTGTTATAA
- the rplX gene encoding 50S ribosomal protein L24, with amino-acid sequence MKIRKNDSVMVIAGNARGKTGKVLKVYPERERIIVEGVNIMKRHTRPSQKNPQGGIVQREAPIHVSNVMLLDPKQNQPTRVGTSVVKDETTGKKRRMRVAKATGEMF; translated from the coding sequence ATGAAGATCAGGAAGAATGACTCCGTCATGGTCATCGCGGGCAATGCCCGAGGGAAGACCGGCAAAGTGCTGAAGGTGTACCCCGAGAGGGAGCGCATCATCGTGGAAGGCGTGAATATCATGAAGCGCCACACGCGTCCGAGCCAGAAGAACCCGCAGGGCGGCATCGTCCAGCGCGAAGCACCCATCCACGTGTCGAACGTGATGTTGCTGGACCCGAAGCAGAATCAGCCCACGCGTGTCGGTACCAGCGTGGTGAAGGACGAGACCACCGGCAAGAAGCGCCGCATGCGGGTGGCGAAAGCAACGGGCGAGATGTTTTGA